Proteins encoded within one genomic window of Nonomuraea gerenzanensis:
- a CDS encoding FAD binding domain-containing protein: MRAFGYTVAGDPAEAVRAAANTPGSAYVAGGTDLLNLMRDGAQTHDHLVDVNRLGLGGIAVDPRRLRIGGAARMRQVAEHPGVRREFPVLAQALLASASPQVRNMASIGGNLLQRTRCGYFRDSAAPCNKRTPGSGCPAITGQNRGHAILGGSDHCIATHPSDLAVALTALDATVHLLGPAGERAVPITDLYLLPGSTPDRETAMRPGELITGVDVPRTALAAESRYLKLRDRATFEFAVVSVAAALRTKGRVVRDVRLAFGGVGTRPWRDTRVEAALRGRPLTGQAIAEAGRLLVRDARAYEGNGFKVELVQRALASILGELGGLR, from the coding sequence GTGAGAGCCTTCGGTTACACGGTCGCGGGCGATCCGGCCGAAGCGGTGCGGGCCGCCGCGAACACCCCCGGCTCGGCGTACGTGGCCGGCGGCACGGACCTGCTGAACCTGATGCGCGACGGCGCGCAGACCCACGACCACCTCGTGGACGTCAACCGGCTCGGCCTCGGCGGCATCGCCGTCGACCCCAGGCGGCTGCGGATCGGCGGGGCCGCCCGGATGCGCCAGGTCGCCGAGCACCCCGGGGTGCGGCGGGAGTTCCCCGTGCTGGCGCAGGCGCTGCTCGCCTCGGCGTCCCCGCAGGTCCGCAACATGGCCTCGATCGGCGGAAATCTGCTGCAACGCACCAGGTGCGGATATTTCCGTGACTCCGCCGCACCCTGCAACAAGCGGACCCCGGGCAGCGGCTGCCCGGCGATCACCGGGCAGAACCGGGGGCACGCGATCCTCGGCGGCAGCGACCACTGCATCGCCACGCACCCGTCGGACCTGGCGGTGGCGCTGACAGCCCTGGACGCCACCGTGCACCTGCTCGGCCCCGCCGGCGAGCGCGCCGTCCCCATCACCGATCTCTACCTCCTGCCCGGCTCCACCCCGGACCGGGAGACAGCGATGCGCCCGGGCGAGCTGATCACCGGGGTGGACGTGCCGCGCACCGCCCTGGCCGCCGAGTCGCGCTACCTGAAGCTGCGCGACCGGGCCACGTTCGAGTTCGCGGTGGTGTCGGTGGCGGCGGCGCTGCGCACGAAGGGGCGCGTGGTGCGGGACGTACGGCTGGCGTTCGGCGGCGTGGGCACCCGCCCATGGCGGGACACCCGCGTCGAGGCGGCGTTGCGGGGCCGGCCGCTCACCGGGCAGGCGATCGCCGAGGCGGGGCGGTTGCTGGTCCGGGACGCGCGGGCGTACGAAGGCAACGGGTTCAAGGTGGAGCTCGTCCAGCGGGCGCTGGCGAGCATCCTGGGCGAGCTGGGAGGGCTGCGATGA